AAAGCGCAGACGGAGATGCGTCGTTTGCGCCAGGAGACCGAGTTGACCGGCCGTGAGGTGAAGAGCGGTTTCGGGAATCTATTCTCGAATCTGTTCGGCGCGGGCCTCGCCGTGAACGCGACGAGCCGCGCGATCAGCATGGCGATCGGCACGGTCACCGCATCGATTCGCGAGGCGAACGAAACCTTCGAGACGAGCCGCAATCTCGAGGTGTCGCTCGAGGGTTATCAGAAACTGCGTGACCTCGTTCGTCTCGCTGGCGGCGATGTCGGTGCGCTCAATATGGCGATCGAGAACAGCGGCCGTGCTATCACGGAAGCGATCGACAAGCCAGACAGCCAGGCGGCGGCGCTCTTTCGCTCGCTGCGCCTCGATCCGATCAACCTGCAGGTGATGACCGTCGAGGATCGTTTCCTCGCGCTCGCGCGCGCCGTCGATCGTGCGGACGATCGCGCGACCGCCTGGAAGGAATTGGGCGAAATCGTCGGCACGAAAACGCTGCCGCGCATGCGTGAGGCGTTGAACCAACTGGCGACGGATGGTTTCGATTCCGTGTCTGACGCGTCGTCGCGCGCGGAAGCTCGCGGCACCTCGGCGATTCACGGCCTGCTCGATTCTATCCAGACCGGGCAGAACATTCTCAAGTCGAAGATCGTGACCGAAGGTGGCGGGTTGCTCGCCGCGATGGGATATGGCGACGACCTCGACGAGAAGAAGGCGATCACCGGCTCAGCCGAATCGTTGCGCCGTGTGCGCGATCAGAAGGAGGCGCTCATCCAGCTCAAGGACCAGCTAAAGCTGGTCGCGGTGCAAAACGAGGCGCTGGTGAACAACCCGCAATTCAGCGACGCACAGAAAAAGTTCTGGGGTAACTACGCGGCGGCGACGGTGATCAAGTTGATCGCGCAGATCAAAAAGCTGCGCGAGGCAATGCCGCTCGATACCTCTGCGGGCGAGACGCCGGAGAAGAAGGCGAACGAACTCGCGTCCTACGATGCGCAGATCAAGTCCGTCCAGAACTCGATCGCTCCGGGTCGCACCGCTTACGAGCGCAGCCGCGATCGCTTCGAGGCGTTCACCGCGCCGGACGGCGACATGCAGAAGCGCGACCTCTTCCCGAATCAAATGTCGGTGGCGGGAGGTTTGAAGGCCGGCGCGATGGATTGGGTGACCGATCTCGGGTCGAAGGGCGAACAGGCCGCCGGAATGATTCGCAGCACGCTCGGTTCGGCGGTGTCCGGAATCACCGAGGGTATCTACGGATGGATCACCGGCACGCAGTCGTTCAGCGACGTCATGCTGCAGCTCGGCGGGACGATCCTGAAGGCGGTCCTCGAAACGATCATTCAAATGGGCGTGCAGTGGCTCATCACACAGACGCTGATCAAAACGGGCATGATCAGCACGCACGTCGTCGGCGAAGGGTTGCGTGCGCAACGCGTAGCGGCCGCCACGGCGGAAGGCACTGCGACAACGGCGGCGATGGCACCGGCCGCTGCTACCTCGAGCGTCGCATCGTTCGGTGCGGCTGCGGTGCTCGGTATCGCTGCGCTGCTCGCGGTCATGGCGATGTTCGGCGGCTTCTCGGCGGGCGGCTACACCGGCGACTATCCCACGCATCAAATTGCGGGTGTCGTGCACGGCCGTGAAGGCGTGCTGAATGCCCCTGCAATGGCTCAGCTCGGTGTGGATCGACTGAACGCGATGAACGCCGGCATGTCGCTCGAGCAGGTCGCCGCGCTCAACGTCCCGAGCGCCACGCCGGCGACGCGCGTCTCCGCGGTTGCTCCGCTTCTCAGCTCGAGCGGCGGTCTCACGCAAGCAATGCGCCGCGAAAAGCCGTCGCAGAACTTCTTCGTCGATGATCGCTCGATCGTCGATCGCCTCCGTGACGACGCGAACTTCAAGGTGGTCGTGCGCGACATGATCGCGGGCGATCCGGGCTTTTTCGGGCTCCCGTCATGAGCTTCCCGATCGTCAATCACCTGGGGCGCGATCTCGCGCTCTTCTTGAACGTGCCGAACGTGCGCGAGGATGGCTCGTTCGCGATCACCTACGCGTTTTCGACGACGCTGGTGAGCGGCGGCAGCGGCCGCGAAAATCGCGAGCCTCACGCGCCGGACATGCGTCTGCGCCAGTCGTGCGCCTATCTCTTCGCGACGGGCGCGGAAGCGGCCGCCATTCGTGCCGCGCTCGCCGATCTCGGCGACACGCTCATCCTCGTGCCGATCTGGACGGACGTCCTCACCGGCGCGCAGTGGGCCGACCGCATCCATACCGGCAACTATCTGCTGCGCCTGTCCGACAACACGATCCTCGCGGCGGACGCGGTGCTCGATCCCGTGCTCGAGTATGCGCCGTTTCTCGTCGGCCGCTTCGTCGAGCAGCCGGAGCTGAAGCCGTTCAGCGAGGACGCCGGCGCCGACGCGAGCATCGCGATCGAGGAAGACGGTCCGTGGGACTACCGCATCCGCATCAACGCCGACGTCGCAATCGACACCTGGCCGGCGACGCTCGAGCCGGAGTGGACCGACGTCATCGATCGTTCGGAGACCGGCCGCGAATACGTGCAGCTCGGCGCGGGTCGCGAGCGCGGCGTCGAGAACCAGGAGGTCGCGTTCAAGTGGGGACAGGAGGCGCGTTTCCTTCTCTCGTCTCGCGATCAGATTCGCACGCTTCTCGGTTTGTTCGAGAAGGCGCAAGGTCGCACGCAGTCCCTCTCGATGCCGTGGTGGTTCAAGCCAGGCGCGGACGACCCAGCGACGCCGCACGAGACGAAGGTGCGCTTCGCAAGCGACAAGCTCGAGCTGACCTACATCACCGGCGCCGTCGCGAGCGTGTCGATCGCGCTCTGGCAAGTGCCGTGGGAAGTCGACGAGATCGCGGGCGAGGAGCCGGCGCAGGCCGCGCGCGCGTATCTCTACCGCCACACGTTGCGCGTGCCTGTGGGTCCGGTCGTGTGGCGTCACACCGACTACGCACGGCCGATCACGGTGACTGAGGACGGCGTGCCGGTCACCTATTACCCGTTCAAGATCGAGCACGATAAGCTGAGCCAGGGCTACATGCTCGATGATGACCCGGTGAAGCTCGCGTCGTTCGTGACCGACTCTCACCCGTGGATGCTGATTCTGCAGAGCCGCCTCGAGGCGCCGCTCGCGATCGATATTTTTGAGCATCGGCCCGAGGTCACTGGCGCGATCCCGCGCCTGCGCTACAGCGGAGAGATCGCGGACAAGCCCACCGGCAAAGGGCGCAAGCTCACCGCGCCGACGTCCGTGATGGGCGGCCAGCTCGATATCAAAGTGCCGTCGTTCTTCGTGCAGGAAAGCTGCCAGCACGAGTTCTGCAGCAACCCTGGATGCATGCTGAATATCGCGGACTACACGTGCGAGGGCACGATCACCGCGATTGCCGACGCCGTGGTGACGATCGCCGTCACGAGCAATCCGATCGGCGCTTTGCCCGACGATCTGTTCGCCGGCGGCGACGCGGAGATGGGCGCGGGCCTCACGTGGCAAGGCCGTGACATCATCCGCAGCGAAGACCTCGGCGGCGGCACGCAGCGCCTCACCCTCGATCGCGCTTTTCGCGGCGCCGTGGTCGGAACCGTCGTCACGTTTCGCCGCTCCTGCAGCGGCACATGGACGGAGTGCGACGCGTTCGGCAACACCGACAACTACGGCGGCCATCCCGAAGTCGGCGACGAGAACATTTCTGTGCCGCAGCGCGAATCGAACATGACCGGAGGAAAGAAATGAAACCGTGGTTTAACACCGACGAACGCATCGCCGCTCTCTGGACCGAACAGCAACGCTGGTTCGGGACGCCCTTCATCGCGCACGCGGCGAGCCACGGCCACGGCGTGGACTGCGTTAATCTGCAGCACGAGATTTTTGCCAATGTCGGCGCAATCCCGCGCCTCGAGCTGCCTGCGTATTCGCTCGACTACGCGAAGCACTCGACGCGGCCGCAACTGCTGCTCTTCCT
This window of the Candidatus Didemnitutus sp. genome carries:
- a CDS encoding phage BR0599 family protein, with product MSFPIVNHLGRDLALFLNVPNVREDGSFAITYAFSTTLVSGGSGRENREPHAPDMRLRQSCAYLFATGAEAAAIRAALADLGDTLILVPIWTDVLTGAQWADRIHTGNYLLRLSDNTILAADAVLDPVLEYAPFLVGRFVEQPELKPFSEDAGADASIAIEEDGPWDYRIRINADVAIDTWPATLEPEWTDVIDRSETGREYVQLGAGRERGVENQEVAFKWGQEARFLLSSRDQIRTLLGLFEKAQGRTQSLSMPWWFKPGADDPATPHETKVRFASDKLELTYITGAVASVSIALWQVPWEVDEIAGEEPAQAARAYLYRHTLRVPVGPVVWRHTDYARPITVTEDGVPVTYYPFKIEHDKLSQGYMLDDDPVKLASFVTDSHPWMLILQSRLEAPLAIDIFEHRPEVTGAIPRLRYSGEIADKPTGKGRKLTAPTSVMGGQLDIKVPSFFVQESCQHEFCSNPGCMLNIADYTCEGTITAIADAVVTIAVTSNPIGALPDDLFAGGDAEMGAGLTWQGRDIIRSEDLGGGTQRLTLDRAFRGAVVGTVVTFRRSCSGTWTECDAFGNTDNYGGHPEVGDENISVPQRESNMTGGKK